The following coding sequences lie in one Bradyrhizobium sp. G127 genomic window:
- a CDS encoding MBL fold metallo-hydrolase: MNSSTATLTAASDGLRYPVETPPRPDEAIELAPGLIWVRLTLPFRLNHVNIYLLADGDGWTMVDTGIGNDATIAAWTTLFDGPLKGFKITRLIVTHAHPDHVGLAGWIVERFGCALHMSQVEYLQAAYHQHRGSPERKLAQRMFFRRHGMDEEITEALLGRGQDYLTRVSILPASYSRLSKGDDITIGSRHFKVITGGGHALDQVMLYCEADNIFLSADQVLSKISPNVSVWAVEPDANSLGEYLTSLAELEQLLPDDVLVLPGHGVPFYGVTTRIRQLADHHEERCQLIAEACRTSPKTSAELVPVVFHKHVLDAHQTGFAAGELIAHVNHMLAHRRLKSSLGADGVLRFSAT; this comes from the coding sequence ATGAACAGCAGCACCGCCACATTGACCGCAGCCTCCGACGGCTTGCGCTATCCGGTTGAAACGCCGCCCAGGCCGGACGAAGCGATCGAACTCGCGCCCGGCTTGATCTGGGTGCGGCTGACATTGCCGTTTCGCCTCAACCACGTGAACATCTATCTGCTCGCGGACGGCGACGGCTGGACCATGGTCGACACCGGCATCGGCAATGACGCCACTATCGCGGCATGGACGACGCTGTTCGACGGTCCGCTCAAGGGCTTCAAGATCACACGGCTGATCGTTACCCACGCGCATCCCGATCATGTCGGACTGGCGGGATGGATCGTCGAACGTTTCGGCTGCGCGCTCCACATGTCGCAAGTCGAATATTTGCAGGCTGCCTATCATCAGCATCGCGGGTCACCCGAACGCAAGCTGGCGCAGCGGATGTTCTTCCGCCGTCACGGTATGGACGAAGAAATCACCGAGGCGCTGCTCGGCCGTGGCCAGGATTACCTGACGCGGGTGTCAATCCTTCCCGCATCCTATAGCCGCCTGTCCAAGGGCGACGACATCACGATCGGCTCGCGGCACTTCAAGGTCATCACCGGCGGCGGCCACGCCCTCGATCAGGTGATGCTGTATTGCGAAGCCGACAACATCTTCCTCTCGGCGGATCAGGTGCTGAGCAAGATCTCGCCGAACGTCAGCGTATGGGCGGTTGAACCGGACGCGAATTCACTGGGCGAGTATCTCACCTCGCTGGCGGAGCTTGAACAACTGCTGCCGGACGATGTGCTGGTACTGCCGGGTCACGGCGTTCCATTCTACGGCGTCACCACCCGCATCCGGCAGTTGGCCGATCATCACGAAGAGCGGTGTCAGTTGATCGCCGAGGCCTGCCGCACATCGCCGAAGACATCGGCCGAACTGGTGCCGGTCGTCTTTCACAAGCACGTGCTGGACGCCCACCAGACCGGCTTCGCCGCCGGCGAGCTGATCGCCCACGTCAACCACATGCTGGCGCACCGTCGCCTGAAGTCTAGTCTCGGCGCGGACGGCGTGCTGCGCTTCTCGGCCACATGA
- the bioB gene encoding biotin synthase BioB: MSIVPGSDVKGGTIGRDALTEPRNDWTRAEAQAVYDLPFSDLIFQAQSIHRRNFDPNHVETASLLSIKTGGCPEDCGYCSQSAKYDTGLKATKLMEHDDVVETAKRAKEAGAERFCMAAAWRNPKDKDLDRVCEMVSAVKDLGMETCVTLGMLTDSQAKRLHDAGLDFYNHNVDTSPEFYGNIITTRTMQDRIDTLAHAREAGLKVCCGGIIGMGEQVDDRLGMLALLANLPEHPESVPINMWNEVKGVPVNDTAERPDPIALVRMIAVARIMMPRSVVRLSAGRQYMTDELQALCFVAGANSIFIGDVLLTTRNPQTERDANLLDRLGINSKLDDVKHDGHSHAAAKPAAAVSVSGAAAS; encoded by the coding sequence ATGAGCATAGTGCCGGGTTCGGATGTGAAAGGTGGAACGATCGGGCGCGATGCGCTGACCGAGCCGCGCAACGACTGGACGCGCGCCGAAGCACAGGCGGTCTATGATCTCCCCTTCTCCGACCTGATCTTCCAGGCGCAGAGCATTCACCGCCGCAACTTCGATCCCAATCATGTCGAGACTGCGAGCCTGCTGAGCATCAAGACCGGCGGCTGCCCGGAAGATTGCGGCTACTGTTCGCAAAGCGCCAAATATGACACCGGCCTCAAGGCCACGAAGCTGATGGAACACGACGACGTCGTCGAGACCGCAAAGCGCGCAAAGGAAGCCGGCGCGGAACGCTTCTGCATGGCGGCGGCGTGGCGCAATCCGAAGGACAAGGATCTCGACAGGGTTTGCGAGATGGTCAGCGCCGTGAAGGATCTCGGCATGGAGACCTGCGTGACGCTCGGCATGCTGACCGACAGCCAAGCGAAGCGGCTGCACGATGCCGGCCTCGATTTCTACAACCACAACGTCGATACCTCGCCGGAGTTTTACGGCAACATTATCACCACGCGCACCATGCAGGATCGCATCGACACGCTGGCGCATGCCCGCGAAGCCGGCCTCAAGGTCTGCTGCGGCGGCATTATCGGCATGGGCGAGCAGGTCGACGACCGGCTCGGCATGCTGGCGCTGCTGGCCAACCTGCCCGAGCATCCGGAGAGCGTTCCGATCAACATGTGGAACGAGGTCAAGGGCGTGCCGGTCAACGACACCGCCGAGCGGCCCGATCCGATCGCGCTGGTGCGCATGATTGCGGTCGCGCGCATCATGATGCCGCGCAGCGTCGTTCGCCTGTCGGCCGGCCGTCAGTACATGACCGACGAGTTGCAAGCGTTGTGCTTCGTCGCCGGCGCGAATTCGATCTTCATCGGCGACGTGTTGCTGACCACGAGAAATCCACAGACCGAACGCGACGCCAACCTGCTGGATCGCCTCGGCATCAATTCGAAGCTCGACGACGTGAAACACGACGGCCATAGCCATGCCGCCGCAAAGCCTGCCGCTGCCGTATCGGTCAGCGGCGCAGCCGCGTCCTGA